In a single window of the Micromonospora sp. WMMD1155 genome:
- a CDS encoding FAD-binding oxidoreductase, which yields MPTLTAAWASVDDRAAGDFWCTLEDRRPGLLPHRDAPLFFTALGRLVVGGDDPANRAALLRVLGRAYRHFDLFPHATTIGDALLATVARHTLPLWTPQLAVVAKPAVRRATHDLRRAASQAGDGRAWWHVQVIGHDRPSPDIAILTVRPWRRLPFQPGQAVPVCTPRLPGHWRWLSPANAPRADGTVELHVRAVPGGTVSHDLVHRVRPGELLWLGPPGDAGLRLDRKRADDLLLVAGGTGLAPLRALVEQVAADRASRRVTLVVGARTFTDLYDAIALDKLQCAHDWLTIVPAFSDDPCAEPPEQGDALTIALRHYEPGQEIYLCGPPAMLAGARPRLLALGIPAARIHVAGSFAR from the coding sequence ATGCCCACCCTGACCGCCGCCTGGGCTTCGGTCGACGACCGGGCCGCAGGCGACTTCTGGTGCACACTCGAAGATCGCCGGCCGGGCCTGCTCCCGCACCGGGACGCGCCGCTGTTCTTCACCGCGCTGGGCCGCCTCGTGGTCGGTGGTGACGACCCGGCCAACCGGGCCGCGCTGCTCAGGGTGCTCGGCCGCGCGTACCGTCACTTCGACCTGTTCCCGCACGCCACCACCATCGGCGACGCGCTGCTCGCCACAGTCGCCCGCCACACCCTCCCACTGTGGACGCCGCAGCTCGCGGTCGTCGCCAAACCTGCGGTGCGTCGCGCCACGCACGACCTGCGCCGCGCCGCCAGCCAGGCCGGTGACGGCCGGGCCTGGTGGCACGTCCAGGTGATCGGCCACGACCGGCCGTCGCCCGACATCGCCATCCTGACGGTACGTCCCTGGCGGCGACTGCCCTTCCAGCCAGGTCAGGCCGTGCCGGTCTGCACACCCCGCCTGCCCGGACACTGGCGCTGGCTCTCACCGGCCAACGCCCCACGCGCGGACGGCACCGTCGAGCTGCACGTCCGCGCCGTGCCCGGCGGCACCGTCTCCCACGACCTGGTCCATCGGGTACGCCCCGGCGAGCTGCTCTGGCTCGGCCCACCCGGCGATGCTGGTCTGCGCCTCGACCGGAAGCGTGCCGACGATCTGTTGCTCGTCGCCGGTGGCACCGGCCTGGCCCCACTGCGCGCCCTGGTCGAGCAGGTCGCCGCCGACCGGGCCAGCCGACGGGTGACGCTGGTCGTCGGCGCGCGCACGTTCACTGACCTGTACGACGCGATCGCCCTCGACAAGCTGCAATGCGCCCACGACTGGCTGACCATCGTGCCGGCCTTCTCCGACGACCCCTGCGCGGAGCCGCCCGAGCAGGGCGACGCCCTGACCATCGCCCTCCGCCATTACGAGCCGGGCCAGGAGATCTACCTGTGCGGACCGCCCGCGATGCTGGCCGGCGCGCGGCCACGGCTGCTCGCGCTCGGCATCCCCGCCGCCCGCATCCACGTGGCCGGGAGCTTCGCTCGGTGA
- a CDS encoding flavoprotein, translated as MTERPVLYLVVCAAGPAEHIHELVDLLIADGWQVCMIVSPTAAPWLDREALQNKTGYLVRVEWRMPGDPEPHPPADVVVAAPVTFNTVTKWALGINDTLALGVLNESLGSGLPIIAFPHTKDELAAHPAYASHLEVLRAAGVVVADGKPLNSMNGPGRWGVVIEALRSTRPS; from the coding sequence ATGACGGAACGTCCGGTGCTGTATCTGGTCGTCTGCGCCGCGGGTCCGGCGGAACACATCCACGAGCTGGTCGATCTACTTATCGCCGACGGGTGGCAGGTGTGCATGATCGTCAGCCCGACCGCCGCGCCATGGCTCGACCGGGAGGCGTTGCAGAACAAAACCGGTTATCTGGTACGCGTCGAGTGGCGCATGCCCGGCGACCCCGAGCCGCACCCGCCGGCTGATGTGGTGGTGGCCGCGCCGGTCACGTTCAACACGGTGACGAAGTGGGCGCTGGGCATCAACGACACGCTGGCGCTCGGCGTCCTCAACGAGTCACTGGGCTCGGGCTTGCCGATCATCGCGTTCCCGCACACCAAGGATGAGTTGGCCGCGCATCCCGCCTATGCGAGTCACCTAGAGGTGCTGCGCGCTGCCGGAGTGGTGGTGGCGGACGGCAAGCCGCTGAACTCGATGAACGGACCGGGGCGTTGGGGTGTGGTCATCGAGGCGCTGCGCTCGACTCGACCGTCTTGA
- a CDS encoding IS701 family transposase: MTPDELLVVRQRLEAFAVDVFTPLVRSDQRAKGETYLRGLLLDGRRKSMQPMADRLGVDHQGLQQFVTTSTWDTEAVRMRLARRAVEVVAPVVWVVDDTGFPKDGKGSPGVARQYSGTLGKVANCQIGVSVHAVTDAASCPLDWRLFLPTSWDDQAVDEADRPEVIARRSRCGIPADEHHRPKWSMVVEMLDELAEQNLRPPLLAADAGYGDNSQFRGALDERSVDYIMQVKGDALAHTSDVQPVTRVWSGRGRPPTRTDPRYSKTAVSLVEHIRAAGRAATETITWREGSKGTMSSQFIFLRVRPPGHRVARDPNGLLPQRWLIAQWPDDQAEPVKYWLSSLPATTSHTDLIRYGKIRWRIEHDYRELKTGLGLDHFEGRSWIGWHRHVTLATAAHLFITELRLDPKADAPA; this comes from the coding sequence GTGACTCCTGACGAGCTTTTGGTTGTGCGGCAACGGCTTGAGGCGTTCGCCGTGGATGTGTTCACCCCTTTGGTGCGCTCGGATCAGCGGGCCAAGGGTGAGACGTATCTGCGAGGGCTGTTGCTGGACGGGCGGCGTAAGTCGATGCAGCCGATGGCGGATCGGCTTGGGGTGGATCATCAGGGGCTGCAACAGTTCGTGACGACCTCGACGTGGGACACCGAGGCGGTGCGGATGCGGTTGGCCCGTCGGGCGGTCGAGGTGGTCGCTCCGGTGGTGTGGGTGGTCGACGACACCGGTTTCCCGAAAGACGGCAAGGGCTCGCCGGGCGTGGCCAGGCAGTACTCCGGCACGTTGGGCAAGGTCGCGAACTGCCAGATCGGGGTGAGTGTCCACGCCGTCACTGACGCCGCGTCGTGTCCGCTGGATTGGCGGTTGTTCTTGCCGACGTCGTGGGACGACCAGGCTGTTGACGAGGCTGACCGCCCTGAGGTGATCGCTCGCCGGTCCCGGTGCGGGATACCTGCCGATGAGCATCACCGGCCGAAGTGGTCGATGGTCGTGGAGATGCTCGATGAGCTGGCCGAGCAAAATTTACGCCCGCCGTTGCTGGCAGCCGACGCCGGCTACGGCGATAACAGCCAGTTCCGCGGCGCTTTGGACGAGCGGTCCGTCGACTACATCATGCAGGTCAAAGGCGATGCCCTCGCCCACACATCAGACGTGCAGCCGGTGACGCGGGTGTGGTCCGGGCGGGGTCGCCCACCGACGCGCACCGACCCGCGCTACTCGAAGACTGCGGTCAGCCTGGTCGAGCACATTCGCGCCGCTGGACGAGCGGCCACGGAAACGATCACCTGGCGGGAAGGCTCGAAAGGCACGATGAGCTCCCAGTTCATCTTCCTACGAGTCCGCCCGCCCGGACACCGCGTCGCCCGTGACCCCAACGGGCTCCTGCCGCAGCGGTGGCTGATCGCCCAGTGGCCCGACGACCAGGCCGAACCGGTGAAGTACTGGCTGTCCAGCCTCCCTGCCACCACCAGCCACACCGACCTGATCCGCTACGGCAAGATCCGCTGGCGCATCGAACATGACTACCGCGAACTCAAGACCGGCCTCGGCCTGGACCACTTCGAAGGCCGCTCCTGGATCGGCTGGCACCGCCACGTCACCCTGGCCACCGCCGCGCACCTGTTCATCACCGAACTGCGCCTCGACCCAAAAGCGGATGCGCCGGCCTGA
- a CDS encoding aminoglycoside phosphotransferase family protein: MTAAMREIAATLGVSAEGAQLLQMTNNAVFALPDAGLVIRIARTHQLLDRVTKVVRLGNWFAEVNAPTTRLAPYIEQPIQVRGLAASLWRYIPRNLPASKAEDLGMALREFHTLGTPPFPLPLWDPIGDARRRLADADGLNKSDYDFLVDWCNRLEPEIASLSEREMRTLIHGDAHVGNLLREPSGRAVMCDFDATCVGPWQVDLAAVAVSERRFGTTGAQRALALSYDFDVTYDPNWGTLREARELKMIVAAVPIIATSEDVANEFNRRILSIREKDLKAAWKPFSALRPPHRN, translated from the coding sequence ATGACGGCAGCGATGCGGGAAATCGCCGCAACCCTGGGCGTCTCTGCCGAGGGCGCCCAGTTGCTCCAAATGACCAATAACGCCGTCTTCGCTCTGCCGGATGCTGGACTCGTCATCCGGATCGCCCGGACGCATCAGCTACTGGATCGGGTGACCAAGGTCGTCCGGCTTGGGAACTGGTTCGCCGAAGTCAACGCCCCCACGACCCGGCTGGCGCCTTATATTGAGCAGCCAATCCAAGTCCGAGGTTTGGCCGCTTCGCTATGGCGATACATTCCACGGAATCTACCTGCTTCGAAAGCCGAGGACCTTGGCATGGCGCTGCGCGAATTTCATACCCTCGGCACACCTCCATTTCCGCTGCCCCTTTGGGACCCTATTGGCGACGCACGGCGTCGACTTGCCGACGCCGACGGGCTCAATAAATCAGACTATGACTTCCTTGTCGATTGGTGCAACCGTCTGGAGCCGGAAATCGCCTCGCTCAGCGAGCGCGAGATGCGGACACTCATCCACGGAGACGCCCACGTCGGCAATCTTCTACGAGAGCCTTCTGGCCGGGCAGTCATGTGCGACTTCGACGCTACATGCGTTGGACCATGGCAGGTTGATTTGGCAGCGGTTGCAGTTAGCGAGCGCCGGTTCGGAACTACCGGCGCACAGCGCGCGTTGGCACTATCGTACGACTTTGACGTCACGTACGATCCCAACTGGGGAACACTTCGCGAGGCTCGCGAACTCAAAATGATCGTCGCAGCCGTTCCAATTATTGCAACCTCTGAGGACGTCGCCAACGAGTTCAATAGGCGCATCCTTTCGATTCGGGAAAAAGACCTCAAGGCGGCATGGAAACCGTTTTCGGCGCTCAGACCTCCGCACCGCAACTGA
- a CDS encoding SLATT domain-containing protein, with product MPENGHQQEQLLVLNHEIRQTEHELRYAQNRRRWSNLSMAFGPALLAVLYALYWLPWLSIFAKKVILIPAAMIALLFGVAAFWLKRYPGGHLLDEAISQDQRHSESDLELKLARLRDERKLLVANLEGDLKVRRVAYKEDAYSDIDQLRGESRRYRLVNNMFQGFLIIGSLAATGIAGISDKMTWDRWTILGLTFLVGTASGFMGYYKYKERSFYLQQTADAIEAEWEAVEVGVGRYKRIPSETEQLAEFVEEVHRLKSEQKKRQQNLEQPPESRHQGD from the coding sequence TTGCCCGAGAATGGTCATCAGCAAGAACAGTTGCTGGTGTTGAACCATGAAATCCGTCAAACCGAGCATGAGCTGCGGTATGCGCAGAATCGCCGACGTTGGTCGAACTTGTCGATGGCTTTCGGCCCGGCGCTACTCGCTGTTCTATACGCGTTGTACTGGTTGCCTTGGCTAAGCATTTTTGCGAAGAAGGTAATTCTCATACCCGCAGCCATGATTGCCTTGCTGTTTGGGGTGGCTGCGTTTTGGCTCAAGCGCTATCCTGGCGGCCATTTGCTCGACGAGGCGATCAGTCAAGATCAGCGCCACTCGGAGAGTGATCTCGAACTCAAGCTCGCACGCCTGCGTGACGAACGCAAGCTTCTGGTTGCCAATTTAGAGGGGGACCTAAAGGTTCGGCGAGTCGCCTATAAAGAGGATGCCTATTCGGACATTGATCAACTGCGAGGTGAGAGTAGGCGTTATCGGCTGGTCAATAATATGTTTCAAGGTTTCCTGATTATTGGCTCCTTGGCTGCAACTGGGATTGCCGGCATTTCCGACAAGATGACTTGGGATCGCTGGACCATTCTCGGCCTTACTTTCCTTGTTGGTACAGCAAGCGGCTTCATGGGTTATTACAAGTACAAAGAGAGAAGCTTCTACTTGCAGCAGACCGCCGATGCGATCGAAGCGGAGTGGGAAGCCGTCGAGGTTGGGGTCGGAAGATATAAGAGGATTCCTTCCGAAACTGAGCAGCTTGCCGAGTTTGTCGAAGAGGTTCATCGCCTCAAGTCGGAGCAGAAGAAGCGTCAGCAGAATCTTGAACAACCGCCCGAATCGCGCCACCAAGGGGACTAG
- a CDS encoding DUF3427 domain-containing protein, with product MTDLERGLYEHLITRELADRLQHVDPALIQHHKLDPADAHTTLARHIATLAARALQALPNGDDKLHHQVEMANRIADAIAELSPKAATDQDQVTDAKHLLHAIAAPPIPPALPAFPDRPSTPLSTGALLVNGRHQPRIGHEVNHEMASAESVDLLCAFIKWYGLRIVEKPIRELIARGGTVRVITTTYLGATDQRALDRLKELGAEVKVSYETRTTRLHAKAWLFRRTNGTTTAYVGSSNLSKAALVDGVEWNVRISNIEQPHVIDTFTATFEDYWNDPAFEAYDVARDAERLRQALTGERRIDAPTEISNLDVRPYPYQAEILADLDAERLVHGRWHNLVVMATGTGKTVVAALDYRRLHKAGRTDSLLFVAHQEQILRQSLSTFRQVMGDGSFGETLVAGEKPNGWKHVFASIQSLHRREVHPEAYDMVIVDEFHHAEAPTYTRLLERLRPRVLLGLTATPDRADGGDVRRWFDGRAAVELHLWDALERQLLSPFQYFGLHDDVDLSHLAWKRGQGYDPAELDVVYTGNHARARSVLRAVSDKVDVGRMRALGFCVSIGHAEFMARWFNDHGVPSAAVTSGADRLTQKGMLRDFKAGKLRVLFTVDLFNEGVDLPMVDTILMLRPTESATIFLQQLGRGLRLDDGKPCLTVLDFIGGQNANFRFDLRWRALTGVSRRAIAEAVRDDFPNLPSGCHVELDRVAKEVVLANLRSALPTSKAGLVSELRHLGDVSLATFLRETGLEIEDVYRSASIGGWTGLRRLAGIETSTPGPDDRELGRAIGRMLHTDDVDRLELLTRVAAGPPAPAQQVYAGSGRLLDMLHFSLWGPSAPLAGRDERLARLWKEPARCAELRQVAEVLRDRIHRVTPTLTPGAVPLRVHARYSRNEACAAFGMPNPGSLREGVKWLESERADLFFVTLVKSEAHYSPTTMYADRAITDTLFQWESQSTTSSASATGQRYTSGGSTVHLFVRETRIPDRDLGAPPYLYAGPMTYQEHTGDRPMRILWKLHHALPADMYAAARAIAA from the coding sequence ATGACGGATCTTGAGCGAGGGCTTTACGAGCATCTGATCACTCGTGAGCTGGCCGATCGTCTTCAGCACGTCGATCCCGCCCTGATCCAGCACCACAAACTCGACCCCGCCGACGCGCACACGACCCTCGCCCGCCACATCGCCACCCTGGCAGCGAGAGCCCTGCAAGCCCTCCCCAACGGCGACGACAAGCTCCACCACCAGGTCGAGATGGCGAACCGGATCGCCGACGCGATCGCCGAGCTGAGCCCGAAGGCCGCAACGGATCAAGACCAGGTGACCGACGCGAAGCACCTGCTCCACGCCATCGCCGCCCCGCCAATCCCGCCCGCGCTACCAGCGTTCCCAGACCGCCCGAGCACACCGCTCTCCACCGGCGCGCTGCTGGTCAACGGCCGCCACCAGCCCCGCATCGGCCACGAGGTCAACCACGAGATGGCCTCGGCCGAGAGCGTCGATCTGCTCTGCGCGTTCATCAAGTGGTACGGCCTGCGCATCGTGGAGAAGCCCATCCGGGAGTTGATCGCCCGGGGTGGCACGGTCCGGGTCATCACCACCACCTACCTCGGTGCCACCGATCAACGGGCACTCGACCGGCTCAAGGAGCTGGGCGCGGAGGTCAAGGTGTCCTACGAGACGCGGACCACCCGCCTGCACGCCAAGGCGTGGCTGTTCCGCCGGACCAACGGCACCACCACCGCGTACGTCGGCTCGTCCAACCTGTCGAAGGCCGCGCTGGTCGACGGCGTGGAGTGGAACGTCCGCATCTCGAACATCGAGCAGCCGCACGTCATCGACACGTTCACGGCGACGTTCGAGGACTACTGGAACGATCCGGCGTTCGAGGCGTACGACGTGGCCAGGGATGCCGAGCGGCTACGGCAGGCGCTCACCGGGGAGCGCCGCATCGACGCGCCTACCGAGATCTCGAATCTGGACGTGCGCCCGTACCCGTATCAGGCGGAGATCCTGGCCGACCTGGACGCCGAGCGGCTGGTGCACGGCCGCTGGCACAACCTCGTCGTGATGGCGACCGGCACCGGCAAGACCGTGGTCGCAGCCCTCGACTACCGCCGGTTGCACAAGGCGGGACGAACAGACTCGCTGCTCTTCGTGGCCCATCAGGAGCAGATCCTGCGGCAGAGCCTGTCGACGTTCCGGCAGGTCATGGGCGACGGCAGCTTCGGCGAGACGCTTGTCGCGGGCGAGAAGCCCAACGGCTGGAAGCACGTCTTCGCCTCCATCCAGTCGCTGCACCGCCGGGAGGTCCACCCCGAGGCGTACGACATGGTGATCGTGGACGAGTTCCACCACGCGGAGGCGCCGACGTACACGCGGCTGTTGGAGCGGCTGCGTCCCCGCGTACTCCTCGGATTGACGGCGACCCCCGACCGCGCCGACGGCGGCGACGTGCGCCGGTGGTTCGACGGCCGCGCGGCGGTTGAGCTGCACCTGTGGGACGCGTTGGAGCGGCAGTTGTTGTCGCCGTTCCAGTACTTCGGGCTGCACGACGACGTGGACCTGTCGCACCTCGCCTGGAAGCGCGGCCAGGGCTACGACCCGGCGGAGCTGGACGTCGTGTACACCGGCAACCACGCCCGGGCGCGGTCGGTGTTGCGCGCGGTCAGCGACAAGGTCGACGTCGGGCGGATGCGGGCGCTCGGGTTCTGCGTGAGCATCGGGCACGCCGAGTTCATGGCCAGGTGGTTCAACGACCACGGCGTACCGTCCGCAGCGGTGACCTCCGGGGCCGACCGCCTGACGCAGAAAGGGATGCTGCGAGACTTCAAGGCCGGCAAGCTGCGGGTCCTCTTCACAGTGGACCTGTTCAACGAGGGCGTCGACCTGCCGATGGTCGACACGATCCTGATGCTGCGGCCCACCGAGAGCGCCACGATCTTCCTGCAACAGCTCGGCCGTGGTCTGCGGCTAGACGACGGCAAGCCCTGTCTCACCGTTCTGGACTTCATCGGCGGGCAGAACGCCAACTTCCGGTTCGACCTGCGCTGGCGTGCCCTGACCGGGGTGAGTCGGCGAGCGATCGCCGAGGCGGTACGGGATGACTTCCCGAACCTGCCGAGCGGGTGCCACGTCGAGCTGGACCGGGTGGCCAAGGAGGTCGTGCTCGCCAACCTGCGGTCGGCACTGCCCACCTCGAAGGCCGGCCTGGTGTCCGAGCTGCGGCACCTCGGTGATGTCAGCCTCGCCACGTTCCTCCGCGAGACCGGCCTGGAGATCGAGGACGTATACCGGTCGGCCAGCATCGGTGGCTGGACCGGCCTGCGCCGGCTCGCCGGCATCGAGACGTCCACGCCGGGCCCGGACGACCGGGAGTTGGGCCGCGCCATCGGGCGCATGCTGCACACCGACGACGTGGACCGGCTGGAGCTGCTGACCCGGGTCGCGGCCGGACCGCCCGCGCCAGCTCAGCAGGTGTACGCGGGCAGCGGCCGACTGCTGGACATGTTGCACTTCAGCCTCTGGGGACCGAGCGCACCCCTCGCCGGGCGGGACGAACGGCTGGCACGGCTGTGGAAGGAACCGGCTCGCTGTGCCGAGTTGCGGCAGGTCGCCGAGGTGCTGCGGGACCGCATCCACCGGGTCACCCCCACCCTCACGCCGGGGGCGGTGCCGTTGCGGGTGCACGCCCGGTACAGCCGCAACGAGGCATGTGCGGCGTTCGGAATGCCGAACCCGGGGTCGCTGCGGGAGGGCGTGAAGTGGCTTGAGTCGGAGCGGGCGGACCTGTTCTTCGTCACCCTCGTCAAGTCGGAGGCGCACTACTCCCCCACCACCATGTACGCCGACCGGGCCATCACCGACACCCTCTTCCAGTGGGAGTCGCAGAGCACCACCTCGTCGGCGTCAGCGACCGGGCAGCGCTACACGTCGGGCGGGTCGACAGTGCACCTCTTCGTCCGGGAAACCCGGATCCCCGACCGCGACCTGGGCGCGCCGCCGTACCTCTACGCGGGGCCGATGACGTACCAGGAGCACACCGGCGACCGACCCATGCGCATCCTCTGGAAGCTGCACCACGCGCTGCCCGCCGACATGTACGCCGCAGCTCGGGCCATCGCCGCCTGA
- a CDS encoding MMPL family transporter — protein MGRAWWVIAGWVVAAAAIILTTPSLSDITSADQESFLPRSYESVQATELGQKAFPQQATATATIVVKRADGQKLTSADEAKVGQLAQSLKAKNIPRTSGYLTGPPAVAPDKSVQIINVGLDAPTPDDPALLDAVRDLRADIGPELANSGLTAGVAGDVASFVDNEDTFNDAFAVVGVATIILIIGLILVIFRSPIAALLPVVVVGVVLSITTGLVAAAGKAFDLSVSQDLQTILLIVLFGIGTDYILFLLFRYRERLRAGDDKRTAMIVTVQRVGEVITSAAGAVIVAFLVLLLASLGFFGSLGPALAIAVGVMLVTSLTLIPAVVSLLGRYVFWPSKAWQRAPKATIWHRLGNTVGRRPALVAAASGVLLVALAAGVLGYKADYDFSAGFPQDTESAKAAQDLQRGFAAGALAPTEVYLTTSNGSPLNEQQVNDFAAAVAKAPGVGQAQPPERSTDPSVARVNLLLNENPVSNEAITLVRDDLRGVVHAAAPPGTRALVGGTTAIFADINSANNRDLSVILPVAAGLIALILALLLRSLVAPIYLVIAVLLNFAATLGATVYLFQGLQGEPGVTFQLPIILYLFVVAIGTDYNILMIARLREEAREGHEPHQAAAIGVEHAGPTVAAAGLILAGTFAVLLLAPISFLQQMGFAVAIGIVLSAFVMSMFFVPALTALIGHKAWWPGHGDERPPGGPHVPPDPEAMAKG, from the coding sequence GTGGGCAGAGCGTGGTGGGTGATCGCCGGTTGGGTGGTCGCGGCAGCCGCCATCATCCTCACCACACCGTCCCTGAGCGACATCACCTCCGCCGACCAGGAGAGCTTCCTGCCTCGCTCCTACGAGTCGGTGCAGGCCACCGAGCTGGGGCAGAAGGCGTTCCCGCAGCAGGCCACCGCGACGGCGACCATCGTGGTCAAGCGCGCCGACGGGCAGAAACTCACGTCGGCGGACGAGGCGAAGGTGGGCCAGCTCGCCCAGTCGCTCAAGGCCAAGAACATCCCGCGCACGTCCGGCTACCTGACCGGCCCGCCCGCGGTCGCACCGGACAAGTCGGTGCAGATCATTAATGTCGGGCTCGACGCCCCCACCCCCGACGACCCGGCACTGCTCGACGCCGTGCGCGACCTGCGCGCGGACATCGGCCCGGAGTTGGCGAACAGTGGGCTGACCGCGGGCGTGGCCGGTGACGTGGCGAGCTTCGTCGACAACGAAGACACCTTCAACGACGCCTTCGCCGTGGTCGGCGTCGCGACGATCATCCTCATCATCGGACTGATCCTCGTCATCTTCCGCAGCCCCATCGCGGCGCTGCTGCCCGTGGTGGTCGTCGGCGTCGTCCTGAGCATCACGACGGGTCTCGTCGCCGCCGCGGGCAAGGCATTCGACCTCAGTGTCAGCCAGGATCTGCAGACGATCTTGTTGATCGTGCTTTTCGGCATCGGCACCGACTACATCCTGTTCCTGCTTTTCCGCTACCGGGAGCGGCTGCGCGCCGGCGACGACAAGCGCACCGCGATGATCGTCACCGTCCAGCGGGTCGGCGAGGTCATCACCTCGGCCGCCGGAGCGGTCATCGTCGCGTTCCTCGTGCTGCTCCTCGCCTCGCTGGGCTTCTTCGGCTCCCTCGGTCCGGCGCTCGCGATCGCGGTCGGCGTCATGCTGGTCACCTCGCTCACCCTCATCCCGGCGGTCGTCTCCCTGCTCGGCCGGTACGTCTTCTGGCCCTCGAAGGCGTGGCAGCGTGCGCCCAAGGCCACCATCTGGCACCGGCTCGGCAACACCGTCGGGCGCCGGCCGGCGCTTGTCGCGGCGGCCTCCGGCGTTCTCCTGGTCGCGCTCGCCGCAGGCGTGCTCGGCTACAAGGCCGACTACGACTTCAGCGCCGGCTTCCCACAGGACACCGAGTCGGCGAAGGCCGCACAGGACCTACAGCGCGGGTTCGCCGCCGGTGCGCTCGCCCCTACCGAGGTCTACCTGACCACCAGCAACGGGTCGCCGCTGAACGAGCAGCAGGTCAACGACTTCGCGGCGGCCGTGGCGAAAGCCCCGGGTGTGGGCCAGGCGCAGCCCCCGGAGCGCAGCACCGACCCGAGTGTGGCCCGGGTCAACCTGCTGCTCAACGAGAACCCGGTCTCCAACGAGGCGATCACCCTCGTCCGCGACGACCTGCGCGGTGTCGTGCACGCGGCGGCCCCGCCGGGCACCCGGGCACTGGTCGGCGGGACCACCGCGATCTTCGCGGACATCAACTCGGCCAACAACCGCGACCTGTCGGTGATCCTGCCGGTCGCGGCCGGCCTGATCGCGCTCATCCTCGCGCTGCTGCTGCGCAGTCTGGTCGCGCCGATCTACCTCGTGATAGCGGTGCTGCTCAACTTCGCCGCCACGCTGGGCGCCACTGTCTACCTCTTCCAAGGGCTGCAGGGCGAGCCCGGTGTCACCTTCCAGCTGCCGATCATCCTCTACCTCTTCGTGGTGGCGATCGGGACCGACTACAACATCCTGATGATCGCCCGACTACGCGAGGAAGCGCGGGAGGGACACGAGCCGCACCAGGCCGCCGCCATCGGGGTCGAACACGCCGGCCCGACGGTCGCGGCGGCAGGCTTGATCCTGGCCGGGACGTTCGCGGTGCTGCTGCTAGCCCCGATCTCGTTCCTGCAGCAGATGGGCTTCGCGGTGGCGATCGGCATCGTACTGTCGGCGTTCGTCATGTCGATGTTCTTCGTGCCGGCGCTGACCGCGCTGATCGGGCACAAGGCGTGGTGGCCGGGCCACGGCGACGAGCGACCGCCAGGCGGGCCGCACGTCCCGCCGGATCCGGAGGCCATGGCGAAGGGGTAG
- a CDS encoding VOC family protein: MEQRISLITLGVSDLARAKAFYEQLGWRGQEVEETVFIQAGGLAVVLWGRDKLADDAGIADSGTDGFGGMALAQNVRSREEVDEIIATATKAGATVTKPARETFYGGYAGYFADLDGHVWEIAWNPGFALADDGTLTVPDFSAMG; this comes from the coding sequence ATGGAGCAGCGGATCAGCCTGATCACCCTCGGCGTCAGCGACCTGGCGCGCGCGAAGGCGTTCTACGAGCAGCTCGGCTGGCGGGGCCAGGAGGTCGAGGAGACGGTCTTCATCCAGGCCGGCGGCCTGGCGGTCGTCCTCTGGGGCCGCGACAAACTCGCCGACGACGCGGGCATCGCCGACTCGGGCACCGATGGCTTCGGCGGGATGGCCCTCGCCCAGAACGTCCGATCGCGCGAAGAGGTGGACGAGATCATCGCCACGGCGACCAAGGCTGGTGCCACGGTGACCAAACCGGCCCGGGAGACCTTCTACGGCGGCTACGCGGGCTACTTCGCCGACCTGGACGGGCACGTCTGGGAGATCGCGTGGAATCCCGGTTTCGCTCTCGCGGACGACGGCACCCTTACCGTCCCTGACTTCAGCGCCATGGGCTGA